In Bradyrhizobium manausense, the sequence GCTGGACAGTCTGGTAAACTCGCCTCAGGCGATCAACATGATCCACGAGCAGAGTGCTTGAACGGTCAGCGAGTGCGACCGTGAAGAAGAACGTGCTCCCCTGTGCTCGCCGATATCGAGACAACTGCGATCCCCCAGGCAAAGACGTGGGCACGCTTCGCTTTGCCCACCCTACGGCGGCTTGCGTATCAATGGCTACCCCGCTTTCCCAATCTTCTTCGGCCGTCGCTTGCACGTCCCTGGCAGCTTCGCCGCAAGGAAATCGCCGAGCGCTTCGACGCGGGCGGGACGCGGGCCGCCGGGTGGCGTGACGAGGTGTACGGCGCCTTCGGCTTGCTTCCAGTCTTTCAGGATCACCTCGACGGCGCCGGACGAAATCGCATCGCCGACGATGAACTCCGGCAGCTCGGCGATGCCGAGGCCTGATATCAGCGACGGCATGACGGCTTCACCGTTGTTGACGCGAAGCTGGCCGCCGGGGCGGACGCTCGCCTGCTCGCCGGCCGAGTTGGTGTAGTGCCAGACGTTCGGCGTCGACAGATAGGCGTAGCTGAAGCATTTGTGCTCGGCGAGATGCATCGGATGCGTCGGCCGGCCGTGCTTCTTCAGATAGGACGGCGCGGCTACCGTGAAGCGCGGCATGGTGAAGAGCCGGCGCGCAATCAGTGAGGAGTCCGGCAGCCGTGCGATCCGCACCGCCATGTCAAAACCTTCGCCGATGAGATCGACGGTCGCATCGCTCAAGTGAAGATCGACCGAAACCTCCGGATAGCTCTCGAAAAACTCCGGCAGCAGCGGCGCCACCGCCTTGATGCCGAACGTCATGGGCACCGCGAGCCGCACCAGGCCGCGCGGCGCCACCGATTGCGCCAGCGCCTCGTTCTCGGCCGCCTCGCCGTCGGCGAGCAAGCGTGTGGCGCGGTCGGCGAGCTTGTGGCCGGCATCGGTCAGCGCCAGCCGGCGCGAGGTGCGGTTGAACAGCCGCGCACCGAGCCGCTCCTCCAGCCGCGTTACCGCCTTGGACACCGTGGCCTTGGACATTGCCAGTTCGCTCGCAGCCCCCGCAAACGACCGTAACTCCACGACTTTTGCGAAAATCGCGAGTGCCTCGAAGTCGGGGAGCTTTGCCATTGGATCAATCCAATCAGGATATTTAGGGAAACAATGTGTTTCGACAGTTTCTATTTCTATACCACAAGCGGCGACATATCCAAGGGTCATCAGACATTCAGGAATGGAGAAATCCAATGACCAAGAAGCTCTCAGGCAAGGTTGCCCTCGTCACTGGCGGCTCGCGCGGCATCGGCGCGGCCTCTGCCCGCGCACTCGCCGATCAAGGCGCTGACGTCGCCATCAGCTACGTCGCTTCACCCGAAAAGGCCGAAGCCGTCGTCACCGAACTGAAGGCTCGCGGCGTCAAGGCCCGCGCCTTCAAGGCCGACCAGGCTTCGGCCAAGGACGTGACCAAGCTGGTCAACGACGTCGCCAAGGAATTCGGCCATCTCGACATCCTCGTGAACAATGCCGGTGTCGCCAATGGCGGCGCGATCGACGACGCCAACGCCGACACGGCAGCGCTTGAGCGGCAGGACCAGGTCAATGTGCATGGCGTGATCGCGGCGATCCGCGCCGCCTCGCAGTTGATGGGTGAAGGTGGCCGCATCGTCACCGTCGGCTCGATGCTCGCCGACCGCGCTTCGTTCCCGGGCCTCGCCGACTACGTCGCCACCAAGGCGGCCGTGGTTGGTTACACCAAGGGCGCGGCACGCGACCTCGGCCCGCGCGGCATCACCGTGAACGTGGTGCAGCCCGGCTCGATCGACACCGACATGAACCCGAAGGACGGCGGCGAGTTCGCCGAGACCCAGCGCAAGCAGCACGCACTGCAGCGCTTCGGCCGTCCCGAGGAAGTCGCAGCCGGCGTCGTCTTCCTCGCTAGCCCCGAAGCCTCCTTCGTCACCGGCACCGTACTCAACGTCGACGGCGGGTTTGGCGCCTAGCGCCAAACTCCCTCCCCTCAAGGAAACACTCCCATGATCGAACTCAGACCCTTCAGCAAGCTTGGCGGCGCCGATCACGGCTGGCTCAAGGCCAAGCATCACTTCTCCTTCGCGAGCCACTACGATCCCAACAATATGGGCCATGGTGCCTTGCGAGTGTGGAACGATGACGAGATCGCGCCGAACACGGGCTTTCCCGCTCATCCCCACGCCAACATGGAAATCATCACCTATGTCCGTGAGGGCGCGATCACCCATCAGGATAGCCTCGGTAACGAGGGCCGCACTGAAGCGGGCGACGTGCAGGTGATGAGCGCCGGCAGCGGCGTCCGCCACTCCGAGTACAATCTCGAATCGACGCAGACGCGGATCTTCCAGATCTGGATCGAGCCGACAGCGCGCGGTGGACAGCCGACATGGGGATCGAAGCCGTTCCCGAAGGCTGATCGCTCCGGCAAGCTCGTCACCATCGCGAGCGGCATCGAAGGCGACACCGATGCGCTGCCGATCCGCGCCGATGCACGCGTGCTCGCCACCACGCTGAAGGCCGGAGAGAGTGCCGAATACGAGCCGCAGAGGTCTCGGCATCTTTATCTGGTACCCGCGGCAGGCGCGGTCGAGATCAACGGCGTGCGCGTCAATGCCCGCGACGGCGCCGCGATTCGCGACGAGAGCAAGCTGACAATCACGGCGCTGGAAGATTCCGAGTTCGTGCTCGTCGACGCCGCGTAACACCCAACAACCGGCAATCACATCCAATCAACGGAGACCAACATGACCAAAGTTCTCGTCCTGTATTATTCCGCCTATGGCCACATCGAGGCGATGGCCAATGCCGTCGCTGAAGGTGCGCGCGAAGCCGGCGCCACCGTCGACATCAAGCGCGTGCCAGAGCTGGTACCGGCCGAGGTCGCCAAGGCTTCTTATTACAAGGTCGATCAGGTAGCGCCGATCGCCAAGATCGAGGACCTCGCGAACTACGACGCGATCATCGTCGGCACCGGCACCCGCTTCGGCCGCATGGCCTCGCAGATGGCGAACTTCCTCGATCAGGCCGGCGGGCTCTGGGCCAAGGGCGCGCTGCACGGCAAGGTCGGCGGCGCCTTCACGGCAACCGCGACCCAGCATGGCGGCCAGGAGACGACGCTGTTCTCGATCATTACCAACCTCCTGCATTTCGGCATGGTGATCGTCGGCATGAACTACGGCTTTGCCGGCCAGATGAAGCTCGACGAGGTCACCGGCGGTGCACCCTACGGCGCCACCACGATCACCGGAGGCGACGGCAGCCGCCAGCCCAGCGCCAATGAGCTCGCCGGCGCACGCTATCAGGGGCGCCAGATCGCCGAGACCGCCAAGAAGCTGCACGGTTAAGCTTAAGCTGCAACCAGCTGCATGGCAGATGCGACGCGGGCGGCATTCTCCGACGGGAATGCCGCCCCATCTATGTTTCTGCAAATGACAAATTGACGATGCGCAGGGTTTACGACGCGAATGGCTTTCGAGCTTCTCTTGATCGCACAAATGATCCGCAGGCCGGCCCAGGCGCTTGCCCGACGCTGGTATTGCCGCAGCCTGTTCCGCGCTTCGCGCGGCCGGTTTCACTGCGTGGAGTGCGGGGGATCGTGAGTGTCAGGCCTGCGTGATGTCGGCGTGTGGGGGAATGCTGACCGCCGGCGCAGAAGCGGGCGCTGTTGAAAGCCACCAGCCGTCGCCGGCGAACCAGCAGGTATCGTCAGGCGGGCTCCCTCGCCGCATCGACTGCACGCTGTCCCATCCCTTCGCGAACGCCTCGGCCAATCGCTTGCCGGCATCCGCATCCTGAAGTCCCGCGCAACCGATGAACTGGGCCCGGCTCAGGAATTTCGCCGGCCACGCCCTTCCCTGCTCCGGGCGCGTGATCATCAACATGCCGCCGAGCACGCCCTCCGGCGCCAGCGGAAACACCAGCCGGCCGCCGGGCCGCAAGGCCTCCAGCCATTCCGCCGCCGGCTGCGCCGCGCCTGCGCAAACATAGATCACATCGGCGCTGGGCAAATCGCACGCAATGCCCGAGCGCTCGCGCAGCTCGATCGTAGCGAAGTCCTTCAAATTCTCGCGCGCAAGTGCCGCCAGCCGTTCGTCGATCTCATAGGCATAGACGCGGCCATTGGGGCCGGCCAGTTCGGCCAGAACGGCGGTGTAATAGCCGGTGCCGGCGCCGATCTGGAGCACGGTTTCGCCGTCCCTCACGCCGCAGCCGCTGAGCCAATAAGCGTGCGCGCCGGGCATGCCGATATTGACGCCACGAGCCGGATCCAGCGCGAGCAGCGCGTTCTGATAGAGAAAGGCGGGATCGTCATCGGGCGTCACGACATAGGGATGGCCGCCAAACGAGAGCGACCACGGGCCGGGCCCGGCGAACGGCTCGCGCCTCACCTTGCGAAAGGCCTGCTCGAGGCGCGGATCCGTGGCCTTGGCCGCAGCGCAGATCAACTGCGCATAGAACGCGCGAAATTTATCCGAACGATCGTGCATGTCGCCTCCCGGCTGAGGCGACGACGATAGCACAATTCATGCGATTTTCATGTGACCGCTGCAACCAGAGGCGCGATGGAGTTCAGCGTATCTTGCCCATGGCCCGCGTGGCAAAGGCCGCCAGCTTCGGATAACGGCGCAGGCCCTGCGCGGCACGGTCGCGCAGCATGAAAGGCAACCCGCGCCAGGACAGTGCGACGCTGACATCGGTCAACGGCACCGGTTCGGCGCCGAAGCGGCGCTTGTAATCGTGATTGCCGATGCTGAGATCGAAGCGCCGCACGCCCTGCGCATGCAGGGCTGCCATCGTGCGTTCGGTCACGAGCAGCCCCGGCGAGCAATTCGCCCAGCGCTTGCCGGCATGGCCGATGCGCAGCAGGTAGTAGGTCGCGCCGTATCTGACGCCGAACGTGGTCGCGACGACGCCCTCGTCGCAGACGAGGGCCGAGACCACAGCGAAACCTTCCGCGACACCTTGCCGGGCGACGTCACGATAGAAGCGGGCGTGAACCTCGTCGTTGAGGACGAACCGCGAGCCAAGCTGTTGCATGCGCTCCTGCTGCTGCACGTCAATGACGTCGAGCAGTTCGTGGGCACGGGTAATGTCGGTCGCAATCTCGAACCGCGCGCCGTCGTGACGGCCGAACACGCGCCAGCAGCGCGGCATCTGCATGCGCTTGATCGATGCCTGATAGTCGGCGTAGTCGTCGCCGGTCAGCACGAGATTGCCGTTGAGCGAGCACGAGCCGAGCCGGCCGAGCGACAGCAGCGGGTTCGGCTTGGCGCCGACATAGGCCGGCAGCTTCTTCAGGCGAAGCAGGTCGAAACGATCAGGCAAGGCGCGCAAGCCATCGACCAGTGCCGCGCCGATCGCCTCCGCGCCGGCCGCATCGAAGCTCGCGTCGCAGGCAAGGATCGGAGCGTTGTTGTCGGAGACCCCGAGATCGGCAAACTCGATGATACGGATACCGCGCCTGATGTGGCTGAACATCGGTACCACCGCGAGGTCCTTGCCAGTCGTCGTATCGGTGATGACAGCGATCAGCGGCGCGACGCCGTGAAAGGCCTCGTACCAGGCACCCAGCCAGTAACCATGCTGAAATGCGGTGCGATGGCCGGCGTTCAGGCGCAATGCGGCCTGTCGCCAGTCGCGCAGGAAATCGACTGAGATTCCCAACGTGCTGGTCACCCGACCGTCTAGTTGCTCGAGGCTGAGAAACGCCATTTGCGGGGCATACAGTTACTGAACGTTTCCAGATAGATTATGTTTTGCCGCAGACCACAAGTTACGTCGCTGCTTATCGTTAAGCCAATACCGTCGCGGCGTGTGCGATGTCTATCGTGTGCCGATATGAAACGCGGGCTGCGACAAGTTGTCAGCGCTGGGGTTCCATTTGCGTGACGCACTGGAACCTGGCCAGGAAATGCAGCCCGGCAACCGCAAGCGCAAACATGAACCAGACCGGATTCTGCCGCTCCACCAGGAAGGTCTCGGTCGTTCCGAAATAGAGGCCGAACAGCCAGATGGTCAGGAACAGCTTGCCGAGCGCATTGCTGCGATTATGCGCCTGCGTCTCCTGAAAATTGCGTAGCGGCGCAAGCACGAAAATGAGAATGACCAACAGCAGCCCCGGCAGGCCGATGGTGACGGCGAGATCGAGATAGCTGTTGTGGCTGTGCGCAGCGGTCACCGCCCATTCCGAGCCCCGGATGGTTTTCCCATCCGCCGCGCCGTCCCAGAACGCCGCATAACCATGACCGACGATCGGCTTTTCCGCAACGACTCCGAGCGCAAACTGCCAGATCTCGGAGCGGCCGGTGAAGGTCGGATCGACAGGAAGCGCCCGCGTGATGCTGCCGAGCAGCGGGCTCATGACGCTGCCGACCGTCAGCAGGTTCATCACGATCAGCGGCACGAAGCAGATCATCCGCTTCAGCCACAAGCTCCTGACAACGTAGACCAGCGATGCCAGGGCATAGATCGCAAGGCACAGCACCGACGACGTCTTGCCGCCGGTGAAGATCAGGAAGATGCCCGCGAGCAGTGCGATCGCGGGCCCCATCACGAA encodes:
- a CDS encoding LysR family transcriptional regulator; translation: MAKLPDFEALAIFAKVVELRSFAGAASELAMSKATVSKAVTRLEERLGARLFNRTSRRLALTDAGHKLADRATRLLADGEAAENEALAQSVAPRGLVRLAVPMTFGIKAVAPLLPEFFESYPEVSVDLHLSDATVDLIGEGFDMAVRIARLPDSSLIARRLFTMPRFTVAAPSYLKKHGRPTHPMHLAEHKCFSYAYLSTPNVWHYTNSAGEQASVRPGGQLRVNNGEAVMPSLISGLGIAELPEFIVGDAISSGAVEVILKDWKQAEGAVHLVTPPGGPRPARVEALGDFLAAKLPGTCKRRPKKIGKAG
- a CDS encoding SDR family NAD(P)-dependent oxidoreductase, encoding MTKKLSGKVALVTGGSRGIGAASARALADQGADVAISYVASPEKAEAVVTELKARGVKARAFKADQASAKDVTKLVNDVAKEFGHLDILVNNAGVANGGAIDDANADTAALERQDQVNVHGVIAAIRAASQLMGEGGRIVTVGSMLADRASFPGLADYVATKAAVVGYTKGAARDLGPRGITVNVVQPGSIDTDMNPKDGGEFAETQRKQHALQRFGRPEEVAAGVVFLASPEASFVTGTVLNVDGGFGA
- a CDS encoding pirin family protein, which gives rise to MIELRPFSKLGGADHGWLKAKHHFSFASHYDPNNMGHGALRVWNDDEIAPNTGFPAHPHANMEIITYVREGAITHQDSLGNEGRTEAGDVQVMSAGSGVRHSEYNLESTQTRIFQIWIEPTARGGQPTWGSKPFPKADRSGKLVTIASGIEGDTDALPIRADARVLATTLKAGESAEYEPQRSRHLYLVPAAGAVEINGVRVNARDGAAIRDESKLTITALEDSEFVLVDAA
- the wrbA gene encoding NAD(P)H:quinone oxidoreductase, which produces MTKVLVLYYSAYGHIEAMANAVAEGAREAGATVDIKRVPELVPAEVAKASYYKVDQVAPIAKIEDLANYDAIIVGTGTRFGRMASQMANFLDQAGGLWAKGALHGKVGGAFTATATQHGGQETTLFSIITNLLHFGMVIVGMNYGFAGQMKLDEVTGGAPYGATTITGGDGSRQPSANELAGARYQGRQIAETAKKLHG
- a CDS encoding protein-L-isoaspartate O-methyltransferase family protein; its protein translation is MHDRSDKFRAFYAQLICAAAKATDPRLEQAFRKVRREPFAGPGPWSLSFGGHPYVVTPDDDPAFLYQNALLALDPARGVNIGMPGAHAYWLSGCGVRDGETVLQIGAGTGYYTAVLAELAGPNGRVYAYEIDERLAALARENLKDFATIELRERSGIACDLPSADVIYVCAGAAQPAAEWLEALRPGGRLVFPLAPEGVLGGMLMITRPEQGRAWPAKFLSRAQFIGCAGLQDADAGKRLAEAFAKGWDSVQSMRRGSPPDDTCWFAGDGWWLSTAPASAPAVSIPPHADITQA
- a CDS encoding GNAT family N-acetyltransferase, with amino-acid sequence MAFLSLEQLDGRVTSTLGISVDFLRDWRQAALRLNAGHRTAFQHGYWLGAWYEAFHGVAPLIAVITDTTTGKDLAVVPMFSHIRRGIRIIEFADLGVSDNNAPILACDASFDAAGAEAIGAALVDGLRALPDRFDLLRLKKLPAYVGAKPNPLLSLGRLGSCSLNGNLVLTGDDYADYQASIKRMQMPRCWRVFGRHDGARFEIATDITRAHELLDVIDVQQQERMQQLGSRFVLNDEVHARFYRDVARQGVAEGFAVVSALVCDEGVVATTFGVRYGATYYLLRIGHAGKRWANCSPGLLVTERTMAALHAQGVRRFDLSIGNHDYKRRFGAEPVPLTDVSVALSWRGLPFMLRDRAAQGLRRYPKLAAFATRAMGKIR
- a CDS encoding O-antigen ligase family protein, with product MDRSATDMTDVEARSLGHALRGVLARFDVVNAARCLVAVAALLLVLITLDPFPDLRNPDVATVVSGRLATTYISFGLLAAVAVLLTITTDASSLRSLVTPLHLCLIGWMLINIAFSESRELSIQRFVLAASATTLAVLLPLLTPTPRSFNLCLGGAALALLAVCFLGVLFAPQYSIHTALDVTEPQLAGDWRGSFGHKNIASPVMSILVYVGIYLSAVGSFVMGPAIALLAGIFLIFTGGKTSSVLCLAIYALASLVYVVRSLWLKRMICFVPLIVMNLLTVGSVMSPLLGSITRALPVDPTFTGRSEIWQFALGVVAEKPIVGHGYAAFWDGAADGKTIRGSEWAVTAAHSHNSYLDLAVTIGLPGLLLVILIFVLAPLRNFQETQAHNRSNALGKLFLTIWLFGLYFGTTETFLVERQNPVWFMFALAVAGLHFLARFQCVTQMEPQR